The genomic region ttaatattataacattttaaataaaatttatatgttCTGTTTAATAAatgtcaaaaaataatatatgaaCAAAAAGAATGAAACGAAAAAGAGTATTACCCTAAAATAAACCTGAAAATGACACGACACCACAAGATAATGGGCCTTTGAAAGGGAAAAgcttaagaaaaacaaatccCCATCTTTTGAAACCTTTAAAATCAGGacacttttattaaaaaaaaaaagcaagaaaagaaagcagaaaAGGTCAGCTCCCCGCGAGAGCAGTGGATGGAAGCCTAGGCACCCCACTGACTCATTCCCCTTTTCTCCCTCCATACTAACTAAATTAGACAACACTAAAATGGCACATTTGAAACAGCAAGTCAGAAAACCACAACAGTTCGTAGTACTGGAAATAAAAAGCTTTTGCTGCAAAAAGTGGTGACGCTTTTATTTAGAACCATTGCTACACCCTACGGACAGACCCTTCAGACACTTAACAAACTATGCTATAAACAGAAGGGGTTTCCAAATTGCAATcactgaaattttgatttccCAGCGGGTCATGAGAAACATACATAGACATCATTTCCAGCAACTTCAGGCCCTGGAGATTCCTCGGCGAAGGGCGAGCCACGGTCTGACCAGGCATTCACTACGTCATCgtaattcaatttcaattgcAACCCTGCATTTGGATTTGGCTTCGGATTTTCTTTAGGCATTGCCGAACCCTTCGCCTCCGTCACAACAATTGGTTTCTCcaccttctttttctttttctctgctCTGCTGACCTTGGTGTTAGTTTTTGGTGAGATTTGTAGCACATCTACAGTAGAAAAATTCCACCAATTCCCCTCATTAACATGTCTCAATGCTCTTACTCCCCTCCTTAATCCGAACCCCAACCCAAATTCAAATTTCGCGCCAAATCCTAATCCCATGGGATTCCCATAGCATGAACCAATTTGGCTGATTTGGGCACCGTGATATGTGCCATTGGACTCATCCAATGTCTCCTGATTGACGCTAAGGTTCCCCATAATGCTATCAATACCTCCCTCGATTTCCTCATCAAGAATCGACTCTGCGTCGAAATCTTCCTGGAATTCAGTGCTGAATCTCATTTCCATGGAACCTCCTCCTCCATGGGAATTGACTTCTCCGCTACTACTTTGCCAGGACTTGTCACAAAAATTCACGACTTTTGGCTCAATTAGGCAACTGGGTTTTTCTCGGATTGGCTGATTCTGGAGCAAGACACCAGAGTCGTCAATTACACGGAAAGGCAACAATAATTCAGACGATTCATGGAAGAAAGAGTCCTGAGGCTTGGTGAATTTACGTGGCTTTGCAAGGTTTTTGGAGGAAAATATATTGGGATAGGCAGTGGAGAGGAGGGCTGCAGCTTCGTTGTAGGTTTGGTTGGGGCGTTTTCGAGGGGTTCGTGGTTTCCGAGTGGAGATTGCAAGGGGGGAATTGCCGGACTCAGAGAGAGTTGAAGAAGGTGAAGAAGATGTGTGAGAAGTTCTGGTTGAAGAGGATGgagattttattatttcaaggTCTAATGCATAGGTCCTGCCGCCTCCGCTTAAACACGAAGACATCTGCAGATAATAACAAGGggagaaaacttaaaaattgtACGAGAATTCAAGTTCTACACCTCTGTGAATTAATgtgaaaaaacaagaaattcaaTACCAAAAACCATCGACAAATAAAGCAGAAAGTGTGAATTAGCAAGACAAAAGTAGCTAAGGTTCAAATTTCAGGTTTATGCCCTTAAATTCAGGGTTGCTACAAGGCAACAAGCAGATCTAGAATAAAAACCTCGGGAATTCAAGGGAAACCCATTTGAGGAGCCATCGTTCTTTGGGGGAGAAAATTCTTAAGGCTCGATTGCAAAAACAGCTAAAATTTTCACTCTTTGTTGGTTCCtgaattggaaaagaaattatgCCCCTTGAAAAAGGTGCAAA from Theobroma cacao cultivar B97-61/B2 chromosome 9, Criollo_cocoa_genome_V2, whole genome shotgun sequence harbors:
- the LOC18589401 gene encoding protein CHLOROPLAST IMPORT APPARATUS 2 isoform X1, with protein sequence MMSSCLSGGGRTYALDLEIIKSPSSSTRTSHTSSSPSSTLSESGNSPLAISTRKPRTPRKRPNQTYNEAAALLSTAYPNIFSSKNLAKPRKFTKPQDSFFHESSELLLPFRVIDDSGVLLQNQPIREKPSCLIEPKVVNFCDKSWQSSSGEVNSHGGGGSMEMRFSTEFQEDFDAESILDEEIEGGIDSIMGNLSVNQETLDESNGTYHGAQISQIGSCYGNPMGLGFGAKFEFGLGFGLRRGVRALRHVNEGNWWNFSTVDVLQISPKTNTKVSRAEKKKKKVEKPIVVTEAKGSAMPKENPKPNPNAGLQLKLNYDDVVNAWSDRGSPFAEESPGPEVAGNDVYARLAQIDLFSDGGGVREASVLRYKEKRRTRLFSKKIRYQVRKVNADRRPRMKGRFVRRPNSGER
- the LOC18589401 gene encoding protein CHLOROPLAST IMPORT APPARATUS 2 isoform X4; this translates as MMSSCLSGGGRTYALDLEIIKSPSSSTRTSHTSSSPSSTLSESGNSPLAISTRKPRTPRKRPNQTYNEAAALLSTAYPNIFSSKNLAKPRKFTKPQDSFFHESSELLLPFRVIDDSGVLLQNQPIREKPSCLIEPKVVNFCDKSWQSSSGEVNSHGGGGSMEMRFSTEFQEDFDAESILDEEIEGGIDSIMGNLSVNQETLDESNGTYHGAQISQIGSCYGNPMGLGFGAKFEFGLGFGLRRGVRALRHVNEGNWWNFSTVDVLQISPKTNTKVSRAEKKKKKVEKPIVVTEAKGSAMPKENPKPNPNAGLQLKLNYDDVVNAWSDRGSPFAEESPGPEVAGNDVYARLAQIDLFSDGGGVREASVLRYKEKRRTRLFSKKIRYQVRKVNADRRPRMKV
- the LOC18589401 gene encoding protein CHLOROPLAST IMPORT APPARATUS 2 isoform X2 yields the protein MSSCLSGGGRTYALDLEIIKSPSSSTRTSHTSSSPSSTLSESGNSPLAISTRKPRTPRKRPNQTYNEAAALLSTAYPNIFSSKNLAKPRKFTKPQDSFFHESSELLLPFRVIDDSGVLLQNQPIREKPSCLIEPKVVNFCDKSWQSSSGEVNSHGGGGSMEMRFSTEFQEDFDAESILDEEIEGGIDSIMGNLSVNQETLDESNGTYHGAQISQIGSCYGNPMGLGFGAKFEFGLGFGLRRGVRALRHVNEGNWWNFSTVDVLQISPKTNTKVSRAEKKKKKVEKPIVVTEAKGSAMPKENPKPNPNAGLQLKLNYDDVVNAWSDRGSPFAEESPGPEVAGNDVYARLAQIDLFSDGGGVREASVLRYKEKRRTRLFSKKIRYQVRKVNADRRPRMKGRFVRRPNSGER
- the LOC18589401 gene encoding protein CHLOROPLAST IMPORT APPARATUS 2 isoform X3 gives rise to the protein MMSSCLSGGGRTYALDLEIIKSPSSSTRTSHTSSSPSSTLSESGNSPLAISTRKPRTPRKRPNQTYNEAAALLSTAYPNIFSSKNLAKPRKFTKPQDSFFHESSELLLPFRVIDDSGVLLQNQPIREKPSCLIEPKVVNFCDKSWQSSSGEVNSHGGGGSMEMRFSTEFQEDFDAESILDEEIEGGIDSIMGNLSVNQETLDESNGTYHGAQISQIGSCYGNPMGLGFGAKFEFGLGFGLRRGVRALRHVNEGNWWNFSTVDVLQISPKTNTKVSRAEKKKKKVEKPIVVTEAKGSAMPKENPKPNPNAGLQLKLNYDDVVNAWSDRGSPFAEESPGPEVAGNDVYARLAQIDLFSDGGGVREASVLRYKEKRRTRLFSKKIRYQVRKVNADRRPRMKVC